One part of the Macrobrachium rosenbergii isolate ZJJX-2024 chromosome 3, ASM4041242v1, whole genome shotgun sequence genome encodes these proteins:
- the RpL5 gene encoding large ribosomal subunit protein uL18 — MGFIKVVKNKAYFKRFQVKFKRRREGKTDYYARKRLVVQAKNKYNTPKYRMIVRITNTDVIAQIAFARIEGDVVIASAYSHELPRFGVKVGLTNYAACYCTGLLLSRRVLKKLKLDALYEGQTEVNGEMYNVEDVEEGPGAFRANLDIGLARTTTGAKIFGVMKGAVDGGIEIPHSEKRFPGYDREAKEFNAAVLRDHIFGKHIADYMRELMDDDEDAYKRQFSRYIKEGITADELEEIYKKAHATIRADPSSAPKPDKKVVKKRWNAKKLTYDERRAAVQQRKDDWLAKIERGEASLEELVKPQKKNN; from the exons ATG GGTTTCATCAAAGTAGTAAAGAACAAGGCTTATTTTAAGCGCTTCCAAGTCAAGTTTAAAAGGCGACGTGAAGGCAAGACTGATTACTATGCCAGAAAACGCCTTGTGGTCCAAGCCAAGAATAAGTACAACACTCCAAAATATAG gatgATTGTGCGCATTACCAACACTGATGTTATAGCACAAATTGCCTTTGCCCGTATTGAGGGAGATGTAGTGATTGCCAGTGCTTATTCTCATGAGCTCCCCCGGTTTGGGGTCAAGGTTGGCCTTACCAATTATGCTGCCTGTTATTGCACCGGGTTGCTTTTGTCTAGAAGa GTCCTGAAGAAGTTGAAGTTAGATGCCTTGTATGAAGGACAGACTGAAGTTAATGGAGAGATGTATAATGTAGAAGATGTTGAAGAGGGCCCTGGTGCATTCCGTGCTAATCTTGATATTGGTTTGGCACGCACTACAACTGGTGCCAAAATCTTTGGTGTGATGAAGGGGGCTGTTGATGGTGGCATTGAGATTCCCCACAG tgAGAAGAGGTTCCCAGGTTATGACAGGGAAGCAAAGGAATTCAATGCTGCAGTCTTGAGAGATCACATATTTGGTAAACATATTGCTGATTATATGCGGGAGCTGATGGATGACGATGAGGATGCATACAAGCGCCAATTCTCTCGTTACATCAAAGAAGGCATCACAGCAGATGag TTGGAAGAAATTTACAAGAAGGCACATGCTACCATTCGTGCTGACCCATCATCAGCACCCAAGCCAGATAAGAAG GTTGTCAAGAAGAGGTGGAATGCCAAGAAGTTGACTTATGATGAACGTAGGGCTGCTGTACAACAAAGGAAAGATGATTGGTTGGCCAAAATTGAAAGGGGTGAAGCTTCTCTGGAAGAGCTTGTTAAGCCTCAGAAAAAGAACAACTAG